One Cherax quadricarinatus isolate ZL_2023a unplaced genomic scaffold, ASM3850222v1 Contig15, whole genome shotgun sequence genomic window, TAGAGCTTATTATCTTCTTTAATATAGTTATATTAGAATATTactcttcaccttcaggaagtttAACCAAGTCTTCAATTGCCTCTACTAAAGTACTTCTTTATAGATTATTGTCTTTTTTAATATAGTTATATTTCAATTTAACGTAGTGTTCAGTAGTGAgagtaatattttaaagttaagaattaatcaaaatctgcccaaaatgcctagccatgctaggtgttgtagtggccccctctgtaattagtattttaaaacatgtaaaccacacaatatccaaattctgtaaactcagcattgtaatccttatagagaataaacttgatttgatttgattagtAGTGAGAGTATGTAGTGTTTAGTAGCGAGAGTCAATGAAGTGTTTAGTAGTGAGAGTCtatgtagtgtttagtagtgagatagtatgtagtgtgtagtagtgagagtctatgtagtgtttagtagtaagagtctatgtagtgtttagtagtgagagTCGATGTAgtgtcatatattaagtgagtaaTTGACCAACAATACACAGAAtacttattttaaaatatttttgtccttagcttatagtaagtcgtgaatattttttattgtaacaagtgtgaataaatgaagaatggccaTAATTGAAAACCACCGTATTGGAAAATACCAGAAAGTGAGACTCTCCTATATTTCTGTTGTATTATAATATACTTTCTATAAACAAAATGCCAAATAAACTGACGAAGCAGACTAAAATGTCTAatacctcagatcaagagcctcatCACTGTGCCAAAGAGCCCCCACTTGAagaggggtggtagtagtagtagtgttggtggtggtggtagtggtggtgatggcagtagtaatggtggtagtagttgttgtggtggtagtagttgtagtagtggtgatggtggtagtagtggtagtaatgttgATAGTAGTAGTTTCTGCTACTCTACTCACCACCTTCTTCACTACTGTatgtaagtgtttatatttctgtAAATTAACCAATAATAACTAAACTTTGGTAATAAGGTATGAAAACTATTGCGTCTATATTTGGTGTGTTCATGCATCGTTctcagtgatggtgttgcaaatAATACGCTGACAAAATATTTAATGTTGTCGACGACTCATATCAGTTCAAAGTCTTTTTTTATTTTCTATAATTATAAGGCAGTGATTCAACTCTGGGATAACAACTTTACTGTACATTTCCTTGTAAAAACTTTACTGTACATTTCCTTGTAAGAAACTGAAATGAAAATCTATGACAAATCATTCGACTTGAGAAATATATCGATTAATCTTGCTTCTGAAATCTGGATTTATATTTACTGTTCAGTTATCTCCGTAGTGAATTGTCAGAAACTCAAAATTACTTTGATAAAGTTACATAAGCAAACTTAAAAGTTACCATTAACAAAATATTCCTTCAGTAAtgtttgaataaatggtttagaaaagcaACAAGTTTATGAGACACTTGACTgacatttaggaatctttattctggaaatgttttgccagccagtgactccatcagtccaatacagagaacagtggaagatgaggaagaaattgaggtaatcagtccttcagcttatagttgatgtaatcagttcatctaTCTTGTAgaaactgatggactgattgcaccaaatccaggctgagggactgattacccaaaTCCCCTTCTTGTTTTCATCAttcttcgtattggactgatgaagccactgtgtggtaagACATTTATacaaagattcccaagagttgcacatgtgtctaatttatcaactagttGGTTTTCTGAACaatttatttatataaaataaacataaatacatataaataatatcacataAATCATATACTTATAAATCTAGTCATTGTTAAGTCAAGCGTTGAGTTCTTGCTTCAGCCGTCCTGTGCCATGCCTACCCACGATTTATGTAGATTTTTTTCTGTACTGAGTTTGCTTATAATAGCTCTATTACATTGTTAAGTCAAGCGTTGAGTTCTTGCTTCAGCCGTCCTGTGCCATGCCTACCCACGATTTATGTAGATTTTTTTCTGTACTGAGTTTGCTTATAATAGCTCTATTACATTGTTAAGTCAAGCGTTGAGTTCTTGCTTCAGCCGTCCTGTGCCATGCCTACCCAGGATTTATGTAGATTTTTTTCTGTACTGAGTTTGCTTATAATAGCTCTATTACATTGGAGTGCTTCTCTGTGGTCAGGGCTCGTTATTTTTACAGTGTCTTCATGCATATTAAGCTCTAGTTCAACATGGTATTTTTGAAGCAGCTCTACAACAAATAAACCTTTATTTTCCATTAATTTATGATATGATCCTTTAGGACACACTGTAAGAAGAGTATACCATTGCTTAGCGCACAAGGGAGGTGACACAGAGTTACCACCTTCTGGGGGGTTAGGAGGGCCCTCTGGCTCAACAGGGACTGTTAGCTCAACAGGGACTGCTAGCCCAACAGGGACCTCTGGCTCAACAGGGACCTTTGGTTCAACAGGGACCTCTGGCTCAACAGGGACCTCTGGCTCAACAGGGACGTCTGGTTCAACAAGGACCTCTGGCTCAACAGGGATCTCTGGCTCAACAGTGATCTCTGGCTCATTTGATCCTGTCTGGTCCTGGTCATTTTTCTTTGATGCATTTTTTCCGTGACGTCTGTTAAGTTTTCTTGTTTTGGGCTTTCCTACCATAGCCATCTTCACTGTATCACTG contains:
- the LOC138851139 gene encoding uncharacterized protein isoform X1; translation: MSCKIAVKTCCLWMLAVGIILEILGCYYQLFDPWVRDLEKERDDLRRQVDQATYACQPMFSWVSTSTVVDVWRYVHDAPVQETSTNFDHQFDPRWLPIIGRIITTYECYLEIQNLKTLLEVTSCCHEGSSTPFMMSLCVLMLITVSAIGLIAEVNLWRRRTSDTVKMAMVGKPKTRKLNRRHGKNASKKNDQDQTGSNEPEITVEPEIPVEPEVLVEPDVPVEPEVPVEPEVPVEPKVPVEPEVPVGLAVPVELTVPVEPEGPPNPPEGGNSVSPPLCAKQWYTLLTVCPKGSYHKLMENKGLFVVELLQKYHVELELNMHEDTVKITSPDHREALQCNRAIISKLSTEKNLHKSWVGMAQDG
- the LOC138851139 gene encoding uncharacterized protein isoform X2, with translation MSCKIAVKTCCLWMLAVGIILEILGCYYQLFDPWVRDLEKERDDLRRQVDQATYACQPMFSWVSTSTVVDVWRYVHDAPVQETSTNFDHQFDPRWLPIIGRIITTYECYLEIQNLKTLLEVTSCCHEGSSTPFMMSLCVLMLITVSAIGLIAEVNLWRRRTSDTVKMAMVGKPKTRKLNRRHGKNASKKNDQDQTGSNEPEITVEPEIPVEPEVLVEPDVPVEPKVPVEPEVPVGLAVPVELTVPVEPEGPPNPPEGGNSVSPPLCAKQWYTLLTVCPKGSYHKLMENKGLFVVELLQKYHVELELNMHEDTVKITSPDHREALQCNRAIISKLSTEKNLHKSWVGMAQDG